A stretch of DNA from Thermanaerosceptrum fracticalcis:
GAATGGTGTTTAGGCTGCGGGGAATGTGTAAAAAAATGTCCTTCGGCACTTCTGGAGATTCGTGAAGGTAAGGCTATCTTAGCGGGCAAAGACTGCTTGTTTTGCGGGTACTGCGGGGCGGCCTGTCCCCAGTTTGCCATTAAGGTGCTTTGAAGGGAAAGGAAGAGATTATGCAGCGCGTTTTAGGTTTAGACATTGGGGATAGACGTATTGGTGTCTCCATCAGCGATGCTTTGGGTATTACTGCCCAGGGCCTGGATACGATAGAAAGAAGTGAGCCGGAAAAGGATATTCAAAGCATCGTGGACATTATTAAGAAATGGGAAATTGGCAAAATAGTGGTGGGTTTGCCGAAAAATATGAACGGTACATTAGGTCCACAGGCTGAAAAGGTCAAAGAATTTATAGAGCGCCTGCAGCAGAAAGTCGCCATCGAGGTCGTGTTCTGGGATGAACGACTGACCACGGTGGCCGCGGAGCGAACTTTGCTGGAAGGTAATGTGTCCCGGAAAAAGAGGAAAGGCGTTATTGATAAAGTTGCTGCCAACATGATTTTGCAAAGTTATCTGGACAGTTGTGGTCATGTGAAATAGTATTTTACAAACCGAAATGGGGGAAATGCGAGCCCCCTTTGTTTAATTATGGTATAATATGGCGGTAAGCCTATGGTTGTGGAGGAGAATATGGTACAACGCCTTACAGAATTTGATAGAATACGTGGAATAGCCATTTTGGCGGTCATAACCATACACGTCACCGCTAATGCCACTATTAGTTACTCCTCCGGCAGTCTACGATTTATCGTTTATAATGTCATCAATAGTTTAGCTCAGTTTGCGGTACCCCTTTTTATTTTTATTAGTTCAATTGTGTTAAGTTATAAATTTTCTCAAGAGAGAATTTATTTGACGCAATTCTATGTGAAGAGAATAAAAAGTGCGATAATTCCTTACATACTTTGGTCGGTTTTTTACATATTTTACGTTAAAATGCTTTACGGATATGGGGATATACTATCCTGGCGAAATTGGATCAAATGGCTTTTCTATGGGACATCCTTCTACCATCTTTATTTTTTGCTTATTATCGTGCAATTGTACCTTGTAATACCACTGTTATATTTTCTTTTTCGGAGAATATCATTAAGTGTCATTGTAGTTACCGTTATAGTTGTACAAAGTGTCTTTTATTTTATTAATAAAACTTTTATATATCAATATTATCCTTATCCCGCATGTCTCCTGGGCAGTTATATTTCCGTATGTTTTGTTGGTACATGGATTGGTTCCCGTTACCGCCAGGTGTTCAATCTATTGAAATCCTACAAAAAAGGTATTTACACCTTGAGTGCTGTATCTGTGATGGTATTTATTTTCGTTAATATCACAATGCGAATGGAAAAACCTATTAATTGGATAGTTTATTATGGGATATCACAGCTTTGTTCTCATGGCTTCTATAGCTATTTGGCTCATCATGACAAAAAGATACTTCTCATTTCTTAATGATCTGGGCAACCAATCTTTTGCCATTTACCTGATTCATCCATTTTTTCTTGATTTATGGGATTCATATGGAAAAAAATTCGGATTACTGCCGCAAGATCTGCATATCTGGTTAGGCTTCACAATTATTTGTTGTCTATCTTATTTTTTCGGAAAAATTGTCTCTCAACAACGTGTATTAAGCAAAGTGTTATTAAGCCGTTAAAAACATAGAAATGCTGATTATTTTTTTGGCGAAAGTTGACAACCTATATAAGAGAAAGGTACAATTTCTGTAACGAGAAAAGGAAAGAGGTGGAAACAATGACAAACATCAACGAGGAAAACATTGTGCTAGTGGACGAGGACGGTGAAGAACACGAATTCGCTTTAATTGATGTGATCGAGGTCGACGGGGAAGAGTATGCTATCTTGGAGCCTTTAGATGGTGACGAGGATATAAGTGAAGCCATTATCTTAAAAATCGGTAAAGATGAAAACGGCGAAGATATCCTATATGATATTGAAGATGATGAAGAATGGGAAAAAGTTGCCGATAGATGGCAGGAAATGATTGAAGAGGATGAAGAAGAATAGCTTGTAATCGATAGGCCCTTTGTCTAATGGACATAGGGCTTTTTTCTTTGTGTATTTGGGTAAAGTGAATAAATCCCGGTGGTTAAGGACATGGTGTAAATGAGTAAAACAAGGGTGTAAAGGAGGAATAGTGTGGCAAAACAATTTTTAATTAGCTTTGTTTTATTGATCACTATGGGAACATGCCCGCTATTCGCCTTACCAACTAAGCAGGAATTAATCATTGAGGGAGTCAAAGTGAATGGTATACCTGTAGGAGGCAAATCATATGCCGAGTTGTTAAAAATCCTGGACCATCAGGAGAAAAAAATCATAAACAAAAAAATCACGGTGCATATTCCGGAGGTTACAAAGACGGAATTTATAAGTTATGAAAAAGCGGGCATTGAAATTGATAAGGAGAGAATCTGGTCTGCCGCCAGTTCCATCGGTAAAGGAGGAAACTGGTGGAGCAGAGCCTGGTTAAGGTGGCAGGTACAAAGAAGGGGTTATGATATACCTTTATATCTTAAATTAGATAAGGGTAAAGCTTTTCACACCCTGCACACACTGGCCAAGCCCTGGCGAAAGGAGCCCCAGGATGCGAGGTTAATGGTTACCCGTAATGATAAGGTGGTTATCCTCCCGGAGATAGAGGGTAGAAGCATTCCTGTACCGGTAGTCTTGGAAGAGTTAGAGAACAAAGTAAAAATATCGGGCTCCGAACCAATCGCTTTAACCCTTACTTTCCAACGGGAAAAACCGTCCCGCACGGCCAAGGACCTGCAGGATTATAAAATAACGGGGTTGATTGCCAAATTCTCGACCCAATTTAACCCTGCCAACATCAACCGCAGCGACAATATACGTTTAGCGGCTTTAGCCTTAGACAATTTTTTTCTCAAACCCGGCCAGCAGTTTTCCTTTAATGAAATTGTGGGTCCCCGGACCAAGGAAGCGGGCTACAATGAAGCCACCATCATTCAAAATAATGAGTTTGTCTCAGGTGTGGGCGGGGGTGTTTGCCAGGTATCTACTACCTTATACAATACGGTGCTGCGGGCTAATTTAAAGATCATTGAGCGTTCACCCCATTCCCTGATTATTCCCTATGTGGAACCTGGCCTCGATGCTACTGTGGTTTACGGCTACAGAGATTTTAAGTTCCTGAATAATACGGAAGGATGTCTCATTATCAAAACGGTCGTTTACCAAAACACCATAACATGTAAGATTTACGGGCTGGAAAGGCCGGAACAGAAAGTGGTAATCAAAAGTTTTCAAGAAAAAGTCATTGAGCCTAAGACGATATACCGGGAAGACCCTACGGTGCCTAAAGGGCAGTATATTGTAGAAAAAAAAGGCAGCCGGGGTTGGGTCATTCGGGTGGAAAGACATATTTACCGGAATGGTCAGCTGGTATACTCGGAGGTAATTTCTCGGGACCTTTACCCTCCCGTTCATCGTATCATTAAGACCTTTTCCGCGGAGGATCTGGAAATATCCCAACCAACTGAAACACCTTCGTCAGGAGTGCCAGCTTCCCTTTATTGTCCACAAGTCGCCCCTGTAGTATAATAGACAATCATGGACAAAAAAGGAGATAAGGTGATGAATCCCCCCTTGATGCCTACTAAGAAAAGAACAGCGGGACCGGTCATCGGCTTTGTGGCCTTGCTCCTAGCTGTGGTTATGACTATGGGCGCAATTTTTTACGGCCAATTGGGGCCGGCAGTTCCCGGCAGCAGTGAGGAAAAACTCTTTATTATTGAACACGGTGCTGCTCCGGGCAAAATTGCTGCAGACCTGCAGAAAGAGGGTCTTATCAAAAATGCCCAGACCTTTTTATTGTACAGCCGTTTGACGGGCAAGATCGACAAATTCAAATCAGGTCAGTATTTAATCAGCCCCTCCTTTAATGTTCCCCAGATTGTTGATCTTCTCGTAAAAGGGAAAGTTGCCACCATCACTTTTACCATTCCCGAGGGTTATCATCTGAGGCAGATAGCCGATGTTTTTGTGAAGGCAGGTATATCTACGGAGGAAGAGTTTTGGCGGGTTGTTAAGGATGGAAACTTTAACTACCCGTTTCTCAAAGACTTACCTCGCAATGAGCGGAGGCTGGAAGGCTACCTGTTTCCAGAAACCTATATTATCCCTAAAGGTATGAAAACTGAACAGGTTATTGATTTGATGCTCAGGCAGTTTGACCAGGTTTACAAAAAACTACCCTCCAACAAGTCTAATCTTACCATGCATGAGGTAGTTACCCTGGCTTCCATTGTGGAAGGGGAGTCCAGGCTCGATGCGGAAAGGCCGCTGATTGCTTCTGTTTTTCTTAACCGCCTTAAGATCAATATGAAACTTGATTCAGATGCTACCGTCCAGTATCTCTTTGATAAAAGAAAAGAGCGGGTTTTATACAAGGATTTGGAAATCGATTCACCCTACAATACCTACCGTAACCGGGGGCTGCCCCCCGGGCCCATAGGCAGCCCGGGCGAGGCTTCTTTACGTGCCGTACTGGTCCCGGCTCAATCCAATTACCTGTATTTTGTGGCCAAGAAAGACGGCAGTGGGCAGCATGTTTTTGCTGCCACTCATGATGAGCATATCCGTAATAAACAGCGTCTGGGTTATTAGCGAGGTGTCAAAGTGTCTGAGATTGTGTGGCCCAATCTGGTTAAATTTATTCAGGATATGGTTCCGGAAAGGTCAGGCTTACTGAAAGAGCTGGAAATGGAATGCCAGGCGGAGCATATCCCCATGATTCAGCCTCAGGTTGGGCAGTTTCTTTTGCTCCTATTATCTATCCACAAGCCGGTGCGCATTTTAGAGATTGGCACAGCTATCGGCTATTCTACACTATGGTTTACCCAGGCCCTGCAAGATACAAGGGGTCACATCACCACCATTGAATTGGATAAGGATAGGTATGAGCGAGCCTGTGCCAATTTCCTGAGGGCGGGAGTCGCCGGCAGAATTACTCCGCTCTTGGGAGATGCCAATGAACTATTACCAACTTTAAAGGGGCCCTATGATTTTATCTTCATCGATGCGGCCAAGGGGCAGTATGGGGAGTTTTTCGCCAAAGCCTGGGCTCTTCTCGCACCCGCTGGAGTAATTGTCATGGACAATATCTTTTTAAATGGCTGGGTTATCGACATGACCTGGCCCCATCGCCGGAAAAAAACCATGGTGGTAAGAGTCAGGGACCTTTTAGAGAACATTACCTCCCATCCGGATTTGTTAACCTCCCTGATCCCCTTGGGGGATGGGCTTTCTGTATCCATAAGGAGAAATGCACATGAAAAAAGTTGAGCTTCTCGCTCCTGCCGGTAATTTGGAAAAATTAAAGATGGCCGTCCATTACGGCGCAGATGCTGTATATTTGGGTGGCAAAAAATTTGGCCTCCGGGCGGCGGCGGGAAATTTTACAACAGAAGAAATGATAGAGGGGGTAAAGTTTGCCCACGAGCGACATGCAAAAGTTTACGTTACAGTGAATATCTTTGCCCATAATGATGATTTGCACGGGCTAAAGGAGTATTTGCAAGAACTGGAGAGTTTGGGGGCAGACGGCATTATCCTCTCTGATCCCGGAATCTTTTCTATTACCCAGGAAATAATTACCAAAATGGAGATTCATCTTAGCACCCAGGCCAATACTACCAACTGGGCAAGTTGCAAGTTCTGGGAGAAACAAGGTATTAAACGCATTGTTTTGGCCCGGGAACTTTCCTTGAAGGAAATAAAAGAAATCAGGGAGAGGACAGATGCCGAATTAGAAGTTTTTGTCCACGGGGCTATGTGCATGTCTTATTCGGGCCGCTGTCTTCTCAGTAATTACATGGCCGACCGGGATGCCAACCGGGGAGAGTGTGCCCAGCCCTGCCGTTGGAACTATGCTCTGGTAGAAGAAAAACGCCCCGGCATTTACTACCCTATTGAAGAGGATGAGCGGGGTTCTTATATTTTTAATTCCCAGGACCTTTGCCTTATCCAGTACCTGCCCGAATTAATTGAAGCCGGGGTGGACAGCCTTAAAATCGAAGGCCGGATGAAAAGCAGTCATTATGTGGCAACAGTGGTTTATGCCTACCGTAAGGCCCTTGACAACTATTATCAAGACCCGGTGAATCACACTTTTAACCCTAAATGGTATGAGGAAATCTTAAAGGTAAGCCACAGGGATTATACGACAGGGTTTTTGTTTGGTAAACCCACGGCCCAGGCTCATAATTACGGGACCTCTTCCTATCTTCGTTATTATGATTTTGTAGGACTGGTCTTAGATTACGATCCCGTGAGCCGTTGGGCTACGGTAGAGCAGCGCAATAATTTCCGGGTAGGAGACAAACTGGAGTTTATCGGCCCCAAAACGGATTTGTTCCAGGAAGTACTGACTGCCATGACCGATGAGACAGGAACACCCATTGAGGTGGCGCCTCATCCCCAGCAAATCGTGAAAATCCCTGTTTCCCAAAGGGTTAAACCCTGGGATTTAATAAGGCGGGCAAAGCATGAGGAACAGAATTTGCTTAAAGATTCCTAAAAAAGAGATAACCTACTTAACGAAAATCATGGAAGGATATGATAACCTGGGGGTAGTGTCTACCATTGACCCCAAAGAGGGGTTGGTCATGATCCATATTACACCGGATACCAGGGATACGGTCAGGGAAATCCTGCACCATCTCCCCTTTGTCACGGATATCAATGAAGATTAGCTTGCTTAAGCTAATCTTTTATTTTTTTCTTGTCTAAAAACATCACGCCCTGGCAAGGCTAAGTGCTGGGAGGATGTATATGCGAAAAAGGATTATCAGCATCTTAGGTTTATTTACTGTCTTACTTTTTTTACTGGCAGCGCGCACTGCATATTTACAGCTCTGGGACGGGCCCAACAGCGGGCAAACTCTGGCCCAGAAAGCCGTTAAATACCGCTCTCAAGCCATTCCCGGTGAGGAATATTACCGGGGAGAAATTCTGGACCGAAACCTGCAGTCTTTAACGGACAGTGGTATCAGACCCACATTAGTCGCCTTTCCCGCCAGTATTAAAAATGTAAAAGAAACTGCCGCGGAACTGGAAAGGCTCATTGGCCTGGAGGCTGAATATACGGAAACAACCCTAAAAAAAGGACAAGAATCCCAGGGAAACCGGACGCCCCTGATCCTAAAGGCTAATTTGGATACGGTCCAGGTTGAAATTTTGACAACCAGGAAACTTCCGGGGATTGCCGTTCTTCCCATCAAAACAAGGTATGGGCCTAAGGCTGTGGCCAACCACCTGATAGGTCACCTGAACAGTATCAGTGAAAAACAGTGGAAAAAATTTTCGGAGCAAAAAAGGACGGCGGAAACCAATCCCCGGGTCCCCACTGCTTACAAGATTACGGACAAGATGGGCGTGGCCGGACTGGAAGCCAAGTTTGAAGATGTCTTAAAGGGTTCCCGTCCGGAAAGCAGGATTATCGGTATTGCCGACGCCAATGGCCAGCTTTTGCAGGGCTTGGGTTATAAAATACAACATGACCGGGCCGACGCCTGGCGCAATCATCTGGTCTTAACCCTGGACCGCAGGTATCAGGAAATAGTGGAAAAGGTTATGGACGAGCACATTGGGAGAGGTGCCGTAGTTGTTCTGGATATACCCACGGGAGACGTGTTGGCCGTAGCCAGTCGTCCTAACTTTAATCAAAACGAGGTAGGTAAATACCTCACGGGATTTGATGAATTGATTGACCGTACCCAAAGGGTTGCTTTTTTCCCCGGGTCAGTCTTTAAGATGGTAGTCGCTGCCGGAGTTCTGGAAGAACATTTACTTCAACCGGAAGAAACCTTTACCTGTACCGGTACGTATACTTTTCCTGATGGTACGGAAATTAAATGTTTGCGGGAACATGGCCAGGTTACTTTTTACGATGCCGTCAGCAAATCTTGTAATACGACTTTTGTGCAACTGGGCCTTAGACTGGGCAACAGTAAATTAACCGAATATGCTGTAAAACTGGGTTTTACGGTAAATATCAACAGTAAATCTCCACCGGCCAAACTGGGCAATACATCCATTGGGCAGCAGGGGGTTTTGGTAAGCCCGCTGCAAATCGCCAATCTCTATGCTACACTTGCCCGTAACGGTGCTTACATAACACCCCGCATTGTAGCCGAGATTAGAAATCATCAGGGTGATTTGATCCAGGAATTTCCTAATAAACCACCTGTTCAGGTTATAAGTAACGATACTTGCAATATCCTGAAAAAGGCCCTTGTTTTGACGGCGCAATCAGGTTCAGGCAAACAGGCCTGGGTAGAAGAAAAGGGAACGGGGGGAAAAACCGGTACGGCCCAAGCCAATGATAAGGATAAGGTAATCGCCTGGTTTGCCGGTTTTACGCCCGTGGAAAATCCTCGCCTGGCTATTGCCGTCATGATTGAAGAAAACGAGGGAGGACACAATTCAGGTTTAAGGGGGGGCGATAATGCTGCACCCGTGTTTAAGAAAATAGCGGAAGAGATTTTTAAAATTGATAATTAATTTCAGCCAGGCTGCGGCCTGGCTTTTCTGCCAATAATTCATTAAATCGAAGCTGGGGAGGATAAGCATGAGTTGACATAAAATTAAAAAATAGTGTACAGTTTTATTGTTGTTTTATTTATAACAGGAGATGAAGTTGAGACGTGTTTAAGAATACCCATTTAGCCACGTATATGTTTTTAATGCTAACGGTAGCCATCTGGGGTGGTACCTTTGTGGCCGTAAAAATTATTGTTGCCGATGTAGCTCCTCTGGTTGGCGCTTTTCTTCGTTTTTTGCTAGCATCTTTGTGCTTAATTCCGGTATTAATCTATAAGGAAAAAAGCACTGCCCTTGTTTCCAAAAGAGATATACCACTGCTCATCCTCCTGGGCTTATCGGGCATTACTTTTTATAACTTCTTTTTCTTCAACGGGTTGGCTATGACAAGTTCTATTAATGGTGGGTTAATCATCGCTTTTTCCCCTGTTTTAACCACTGTATTATCACCCTTTATCCTGGGAGAAAACTTAAGGCTTCGTCAGGTCCTGGGTTTTGTCATCTCCTTAAGCGGGGTAATATTTATTATTTCCAAAGGTTCACTGTCCCTGTTGGCATCTTTGCAGGTGAATAAGGGAGATATTTATATCAGTGCCGGAGCATTCTGCTGGTCTGTATACTCCATGGGCGGTAAGATTGCTACCAGAAAATACAGTCCTCTGCTTAGTACAACCTATGCCTGTACGCTGGGGACCTTTTTCTTATTGATAGCGGCGTTCCCTCAGTTACAGAGTTTTTCCCTGCAGCAGTTGACTTATAAAAGTATGACAGCCCTCATTTTTATGGGTGTGGTTGCTTCCGCCCTGAGTTTCGTCTGGTGGTATGACGGCATCAAAAAAATCGGTGCCAGTAAAGCTGCCATCTTTCAAAACTTTATCCCGGTTTTTTCTGCCCTCTTTTCTGTGCTGATTCTGGGGGAAAAGTTCAAAATCTATCACTTTTCGGGTGCTGTACTGGTAATTCTGGGTGTGCTCATCAGTAATCAAAAGAGAAACTGCTTCTCCCGCCTCAGTTCTGTTGTTAAAAATCCCGATCACCTTTGACACCATTATAAACCTCCTTGGTAGTTTTCCCGGTTTATTATGCTGCAGGTGAAAGGGAATAAACTTAAAAGTTATTTTCGTTTTTCCGGAATGATAAGGGTGAGAAATTTAGTAAAGGGGCGAAGAAAGGGCAGCATGAGCAGGGAGGAAATGACATTAAAAAAGGTATGGGTATTGGCGATTTGGTGGGTCAAGGTTGAACTGATGGCCACCATGGCTTGGGCAAAAGGGGAAATAAAGGGGTAAAAAAGGATAACACCGAAAAGATTGATAAAAACGTGGGCCCAGGCTACTCTTTTGGCCGTGGTATTGGCAGATAAGCTGGCCAATAAGGTGGTGACGCAGGTACCTACATTAGAACCAAGGATTAATCCTGTTGCCGTAAGAAGAGAAATCTGGCCATTTTTGGCCAGGACCATGATTAAACCGGAAAATACACTGCTTGACTGGATTATCCCTGTGACAACCATCCCATAAATAATAGCTGTTAAAGGATGAGACGCGGTACGCAGGATATCCTGGATAACGGAAAAGGCCTCCGGGGACAGAAAAGATGTACTAATTGTTTTCATTCCACCAAAAATTAAAGCTAGGCCTAAGATAAGTTTCCCAAGGTTTCTCCAGCGGTAAAACGGTATAAGACAACAACCTAACACCCCGAGGGGCAGGGCCAGGTTTTCCACAGGGAAAGCCAGTATTTGGGCGGTAATTGTGGTGCCAATATTGGCGCCCAGGACGATACCCAAAGCCTGGGACAATTCCAGGATACCGCTGTGCACCAAACCTACTGTGACAACAGACACCGCACTGCTGGATTGTAAAACAGCGGTCACCACGGTTCCCCAAAATAAGCCTTGCAGGGGGGAAGAGGTATAGCGGCGCAAGGCACTAGCCATTGGACCATTGGCCATTTTGCTTAGGGAAGTGTTTAAAAGGAGGATACCACAGGCAAAAAGCGTTAAACCACTTACAAAGTAAAAAGCTATCAGCATGTTAACCTCAATTCTGTTTAACTAAAAAGAAAGTATTAGTAGTTTTTATTACCAATGGGAACGTATTATTCTTTTCTTTCGAGAGTAAGCAGAAATCCAAAACATATAAAATATTTATATGAAAAATGAACAAAAAATTTGGGAAGGAAATTGTTTGTTCGAGGAGAAAATATAAGGTATAATAAGTGAAAATTGTTACATTTATGAGTTGACTCAATGTTAAAAAACCTGGAGGAAGTGAGGGTGTTTATGGAGCGGATTAATCTGACACCGGGTTTGGCCCAGGCAAAACCAATCAGAGATTCTCTGAAAGAACACTATGGTACTGATGTGGGCCGCTGTTATCAATGTGGCAAATGTACCGCTGGATGCCCAGTGGCTTTTGCCATGGATTATACGCCCCGGGAAATTGTACGGCTGTTACAATTAGGTTTGAAGGAGGAGGCCCTTAAGTCCAAAACCATCTGGCTGTGCGCCACTTGTGACACATGTTCTACCAGGTGCCCCAGAGAAGTGGAACCTGCCAAGCTTATGGAAGGATTGCGCCAGGAGGCCAAAGCCAAAGGTCTTGTGGCTGACAAAAGGCTTGACCTTTTTAATGACCTTTTCCTGCAACTTGTAGAAAAATACGGGCGTGTCCATGAAATGGGGTTGATTTTGAAGTTTAATCTCCTTTCGGCCCAACCCCTGAAAGATGCCGGACACGGACCCGGTATGTTCCTTAAAGGGAAAATCAATCCATTGCCGCACACCATTAAAGATAACGGCGAGGTCAAACAAATCTTTGCCAGGGTGCGTGACCTAGGAGGTGAGGGTAAGTGAAATTAGCCTATTATCCCGGCTGTTCCTTAAGTACCACAGGAATTGAATATAATATGTCCACCCTTGCAGTAGCCAGGACCCTGGGGCTGGATTTATGGGAAATACCCGAGTGGAACTGTTGTGGAGCCTCTTCTGCCCATTTGACCAATCATCTTTTGGCCCTGGCCCTGCCTGCCAGGAATCTGGCCATTGCGGAGGAGGCAGGACTCGATGTGGCTGTTCCCTGTGCAGCCTGTTTTGCTCGTTTTAAAGCAACGGAGGCTGCGGTAAAGGATTCCGCGGAGACCCGTGCTACCATTGAGGAAGTGATCGGGAGAAAGTATGAAGCCAAATACACTGTAAAATCTCTCCTTGATGTCTTTGTTAATACCGTAGGTCTTTCCCAAATTAAAACCCTGGTCAATAGACCTTTGGAAGGTTTGAAAGTGGCTCCCTATTACGGCTGTTTACTGGTCCGTCCCCATAAGATCACCCAGTTTGATGACCCGGAAGATCCTGTCACCATTGACCAAATAATGTCGGCTATTGGCGCAGAGCCGGTCTACTGGGGCTTTAAGACAGAGTGCTGCGGCGCTGCCCATCCTACAGTTGTACCGGAAGTGGGCTTGAAAATGCTGAAGAGTATCTACCAGGGGGCCAGGGATGCCGGCGCCGACTGTATTGTTACTGCTTGTCCCCTCTGTCTCACCAACTTGGACATGAGACAGAAAGAAGTAGGGGAGCAGAACAATACCCAGTACAATCTGCCTGTCTTTTACTTTACCGAACTGGTAGGCCTGGCCTTAGGCCATGATCCCCATACCCTGGGTATTGATAAACATTTTGTGGATGCCTTGGCTTTCTTAAAGAATAAGGGGTTTTTGAATCCTGTTCAAAACAGGAGGGATAGTGAATGAAGCGCGTTGGCGTATTTATTTGTCACTGTGGTACCAATATTGCCCATACAGTGGACTGTGAAAAGGTAGCCAAAACAGCTGCCGAGTTTCCCCATGTCGTTTTTAGCACTGACTACAAGTATATGTGTTCCGAACCGGGCCAGATGGTGATTAAAAATGCCATCAAGGAACATAAACTGGACAGGATCGTGGTAGCTTCCTGTTCTCCCCGCATGCATGAACCAACCTTCAGAAAGTGTATGGAAAGTGCGGGGCTCAATCCCTATCTCCTGGAAATGGCCAACATCAGGGAACACTGTTCCTGGGTTCACCCGGACAAGGAGAAGGGAACGGAGAAAGCCATTGACCTGGTTAAGATGGCCGTGGCTAAGGTAGTAAAAAACACCCCCCTGACCCGGTCCAGTATTCCTATTCATAAAAGAGCACTGGTGATCGGAGGAGGTATTGCCGGTATTCAGGCGGCCCTGGATAT
This window harbors:
- the ruvX gene encoding Holliday junction resolvase RuvX, yielding MQRVLGLDIGDRRIGVSISDALGITAQGLDTIERSEPEKDIQSIVDIIKKWEIGKIVVGLPKNMNGTLGPQAEKVKEFIERLQQKVAIEVVFWDERLTTVAAERTLLEGNVSRKKRKGVIDKVAANMILQSYLDSCGHVK
- a CDS encoding DUF1292 domain-containing protein, with amino-acid sequence MTNINEENIVLVDEDGEEHEFALIDVIEVDGEEYAILEPLDGDEDISEAIILKIGKDENGEDILYDIEDDEEWEKVADRWQEMIEEDEEE
- a CDS encoding VanW family protein: MAKQFLISFVLLITMGTCPLFALPTKQELIIEGVKVNGIPVGGKSYAELLKILDHQEKKIINKKITVHIPEVTKTEFISYEKAGIEIDKERIWSAASSIGKGGNWWSRAWLRWQVQRRGYDIPLYLKLDKGKAFHTLHTLAKPWRKEPQDARLMVTRNDKVVILPEIEGRSIPVPVVLEELENKVKISGSEPIALTLTFQREKPSRTAKDLQDYKITGLIAKFSTQFNPANINRSDNIRLAALALDNFFLKPGQQFSFNEIVGPRTKEAGYNEATIIQNNEFVSGVGGGVCQVSTTLYNTVLRANLKIIERSPHSLIIPYVEPGLDATVVYGYRDFKFLNNTEGCLIIKTVVYQNTITCKIYGLERPEQKVVIKSFQEKVIEPKTIYREDPTVPKGQYIVEKKGSRGWVIRVERHIYRNGQLVYSEVISRDLYPPVHRIIKTFSAEDLEISQPTETPSSGVPASLYCPQVAPVV
- the mltG gene encoding endolytic transglycosylase MltG — its product is MNPPLMPTKKRTAGPVIGFVALLLAVVMTMGAIFYGQLGPAVPGSSEEKLFIIEHGAAPGKIAADLQKEGLIKNAQTFLLYSRLTGKIDKFKSGQYLISPSFNVPQIVDLLVKGKVATITFTIPEGYHLRQIADVFVKAGISTEEEFWRVVKDGNFNYPFLKDLPRNERRLEGYLFPETYIIPKGMKTEQVIDLMLRQFDQVYKKLPSNKSNLTMHEVVTLASIVEGESRLDAERPLIASVFLNRLKINMKLDSDATVQYLFDKRKERVLYKDLEIDSPYNTYRNRGLPPGPIGSPGEASLRAVLVPAQSNYLYFVAKKDGSGQHVFAATHDEHIRNKQRLGY
- a CDS encoding O-methyltransferase, with the protein product MSEIVWPNLVKFIQDMVPERSGLLKELEMECQAEHIPMIQPQVGQFLLLLLSIHKPVRILEIGTAIGYSTLWFTQALQDTRGHITTIELDKDRYERACANFLRAGVAGRITPLLGDANELLPTLKGPYDFIFIDAAKGQYGEFFAKAWALLAPAGVIVMDNIFLNGWVIDMTWPHRRKKTMVVRVRDLLENITSHPDLLTSLIPLGDGLSVSIRRNAHEKS
- a CDS encoding peptidase U32 family protein, which gives rise to MKKVELLAPAGNLEKLKMAVHYGADAVYLGGKKFGLRAAAGNFTTEEMIEGVKFAHERHAKVYVTVNIFAHNDDLHGLKEYLQELESLGADGIILSDPGIFSITQEIITKMEIHLSTQANTTNWASCKFWEKQGIKRIVLARELSLKEIKEIRERTDAELEVFVHGAMCMSYSGRCLLSNYMADRDANRGECAQPCRWNYALVEEKRPGIYYPIEEDERGSYIFNSQDLCLIQYLPELIEAGVDSLKIEGRMKSSHYVATVVYAYRKALDNYYQDPVNHTFNPKWYEEILKVSHRDYTTGFLFGKPTAQAHNYGTSSYLRYYDFVGLVLDYDPVSRWATVEQRNNFRVGDKLEFIGPKTDLFQEVLTAMTDETGTPIEVAPHPQQIVKIPVSQRVKPWDLIRRAKHEEQNLLKDS
- a CDS encoding DUF4911 domain-containing protein → MRNRICLKIPKKEITYLTKIMEGYDNLGVVSTIDPKEGLVMIHITPDTRDTVREILHHLPFVTDINED
- a CDS encoding peptidoglycan D,D-transpeptidase FtsI family protein, whose amino-acid sequence is MRKRIISILGLFTVLLFLLAARTAYLQLWDGPNSGQTLAQKAVKYRSQAIPGEEYYRGEILDRNLQSLTDSGIRPTLVAFPASIKNVKETAAELERLIGLEAEYTETTLKKGQESQGNRTPLILKANLDTVQVEILTTRKLPGIAVLPIKTRYGPKAVANHLIGHLNSISEKQWKKFSEQKRTAETNPRVPTAYKITDKMGVAGLEAKFEDVLKGSRPESRIIGIADANGQLLQGLGYKIQHDRADAWRNHLVLTLDRRYQEIVEKVMDEHIGRGAVVVLDIPTGDVLAVASRPNFNQNEVGKYLTGFDELIDRTQRVAFFPGSVFKMVVAAGVLEEHLLQPEETFTCTGTYTFPDGTEIKCLREHGQVTFYDAVSKSCNTTFVQLGLRLGNSKLTEYAVKLGFTVNINSKSPPAKLGNTSIGQQGVLVSPLQIANLYATLARNGAYITPRIVAEIRNHQGDLIQEFPNKPPVQVISNDTCNILKKALVLTAQSGSGKQAWVEEKGTGGKTGTAQANDKDKVIAWFAGFTPVENPRLAIAVMIEENEGGHNSGLRGGDNAAPVFKKIAEEIFKIDN
- a CDS encoding DMT family transporter, yielding MFKNTHLATYMFLMLTVAIWGGTFVAVKIIVADVAPLVGAFLRFLLASLCLIPVLIYKEKSTALVSKRDIPLLILLGLSGITFYNFFFFNGLAMTSSINGGLIIAFSPVLTTVLSPFILGENLRLRQVLGFVISLSGVIFIISKGSLSLLASLQVNKGDIYISAGAFCWSVYSMGGKIATRKYSPLLSTTYACTLGTFFLLIAAFPQLQSFSLQQLTYKSMTALIFMGVVASALSFVWWYDGIKKIGASKAAIFQNFIPVFSALFSVLILGEKFKIYHFSGAVLVILGVLISNQKRNCFSRLSSVVKNPDHL